The Schistocerca nitens isolate TAMUIC-IGC-003100 chromosome 8, iqSchNite1.1, whole genome shotgun sequence genome includes the window CCAAACATTATTGTGTACTCTCTCTGTTATTAATAAAGTTCTGTTGTTTGTGGTTACTGGGCACATCTCTGTCCTTGTGCAGGTCAACCACACAATGGGATACTAAAGCAGTGATGGGGTAAAAGCTGTCTTCTTTCCTGTACTGCTCTTATCTCAATGACAACAATTTTGTTTTTGGGACTTCATACCATGTTTACTGCTCAGCCAGGCAATTTACTCTTCCGTGTTCTGTGAttctctgtcttcttctccctTTTTTGCCTTGTTTTTTAGCCTTGTGCTACCGCAGCTTCCTTCCTTGTTCCAGTTCACTGTACTCATCTGCTTCTCTTGCTTCCTGTAAAAATTGGACCCTCTTTTATGTTTCCATGTTGTTCTCACTTGCCCTTTTGCTACGGATCCTTCCATGACAGAACTATTTCTCCTGCAACTTGCCCAGTCACGAGGCCAGCTGTTGCATCATTGGACTCAGGACATCACTTACTAGACCCAGCACTGTTTGGGGATGACAGGCCCATGTGTTACAAACAGGACAGCACAATTTCTGCAATGTGCACAGCATTTGTTACGAACAGCTGTGCTTCACTGACAGTGCTTCACCTATCCTGACACCATCCATACCCATCCTCCACAGCCTTTTGAGTTTGACAGTGTCTTGAATTTCTGACCTGCCTTCCATTCTGCACTGACCTGCCTCCTTCAGGTTTCTTCTCTTCTCAGTGTTTCTCTCCTCGCCATCTCTGGCACCTCCACCTTCATCCCCTCTGCTCCTAACAACTCGCCTCCAGTGTTGCTGCACTGACTCACCCTCACTGTCCCCCGTCCTGATGCTCCGTGCCTGGTGCCCACTGCCCGGACATCATCTCTCAGGCCATGACACCGTTGGCCTCTTGCTGCTGGCCCCAGCTCCTCTGCAGTCTCCAGCACCAACATCTGCAGTGCCACCTGCCACCAGATCCAGTGCCAGTAGCTCCTGTCCCACTGACTTGTGCACCAGTGGCTCCTGCATCACACACTCCAGTGCCACCAGCTACAATGCCGCTGACTCCAGTGCCACCATTTCCATTGTGACTGGCTCCAGCACCACCAGTTCCAGCATCACCAGCTCAAAGGTCACTGGCTCTAGTGCTCTTGGTTCCTGAACCACTGGCAACAGCCCTGACAGCTCCTGTGCCTCCAGCCCCCACATCCCAGGCACCAGCTCCAGCACTGCCAGCTCTGGTCCTGCCAGCACCTCAGGTGCCACCAGCTCACCTGGCACCCCCTGCTCTGGTGCTGCTGGTTTCTGAATTTCATGCTCTGCCGGTGTCTATGCATCTGGCTCCTCCAGTTTCTGCACCATGGGTTCCACCAGCTCGTGTGCTTCAGGCTCCACCAGGCAGCTCCGGTGCTTCCTGCTCCAGCACCACCAGCACCGGCATCACCTACTCTGGCACGGCCCTCTCTAGCACTGCTCACATAAGTGTCGCCCACACTATACAGCCCCCACAGGCATCTACCACTCCAGTGTCTCCTGGTCTGGTACCTCCCCTTACGGTGCCCACCCTCTCGGGTGCCTCCTGCTTTGATGCCCCCTGCTCTGATGCCACTGGGCCTTGTGTCATCGCTTTCAGGCTCCAGCAGCACTGGCATTATCCATGTTGCTGGAATGTGTGCCGCTGGCCCACCAACCAAAGGACTGTATGCTGCTGGTGTATTCAACATTCTCCTCCTTTGGCCCTGCTCTTGTGCATCCCAGTCCTTTGTTCCTGTCCTCTTCATGAGCTCTCCACTGTCCATTCTTTGTTCCCTCCTGACATGTTGTCAATGGTTCAGATTGCCTGTTACTGACATTCAGCAACTGTTCTTAGAGCCCTGCTTACTCTCCCAGACctccttccttctcagtgtggGTGTTGCCCATCTCATGTTCTCATCTTCTTCTCCAACAGGCACTTTTGCCTTCTGCCGTCTGTGAGAACCTGCCCTGTGGTGCCCCTGTGGGGATGCCACCTACAGACatctttcaacacagtcatttcatGTAGCCTCATGGATTTCCCTGCGCCTCCTATACTCCATTAGTGGAACATTCGCTGCAAGGCCTGGCCCCACTGGGTGTTGCCATCTTTGCTGCCTGGTTGCCCTTTCTTGACAATGGTCCTGCATGTCGCTCCTTTTTCCAGATATCCTTCTTGGATCATCCACATCCCTGTCTTTCCAGCGATTGCCTTCTACTAACCACACCTGATGCTGGTTACACCTGTGCTAGCATACACTGGCACCAGCTCATCATGCGGCATAGAGGTTATGAGAGTATCAATGGAGGCCAACGACAAGACTCACTGGAAATGCGCCACTTACATCCTCTCAGCtgccagtatttaggatcgccATGGCGGACTGGAGGGCCAGTTAGCCGGTTAATTTAGCCAGTTAGTTTGAGTCTGTATGTCATGGAGTTCCAGCTTGTGACCAAGATGGAGCCACAGATGTAGtctctagcacagagacaggcagcacatagcaaccttACAGTGAACATAGTGGACTTCTACTTCAACAGCAATGATGCTACGTGGACTACACAggagagagcttgtaccacagcacacagaaacttaagttaagtagctctttgtttatgaataaagaacccagttattaattgcgtgcagtttgtgttatagaacaaGGATATCAGTCGCCGACCTACATCCTCTCCTtgtttcccatggtacagctctactgaGACAGTGAGATGTGACATAAATGCAGCTTTAGAGAATACAACAGTGGCGGCGAGAATCCTTAAGTGAAGAAGAAATTTGCTTACTTCTCTTGTGTTTCAGATTACAGGAATTTATAATTAcaaatttgttgttgtgttcttgcatgtatttcaggaggggagctgcagaactaatcaaatttctcttttcaaaggctttgcttgctttttgctaTAATGTACgtgtgtaaaccatggctaccctgcccactccaccccctccccccacacctcaGTCGCAGACAGCCAATGGAATGGATCTAACAcaggcttttcagtttcagaaccaacaaattgctgccttGCTGACGACGGTACAACAACTTCTGGCTGCACAAGCAATGGCGGTCGCACAACAGACCGACTGACACACCCAACTAGTGCCGCAGCCCAGCATACCTATGTTCCGTcaatttaatgacacagaagagaaatGGCATgaatacctgacacagttccaagctCATCGTGTAGTTCATCGCATTCAAGGTACTGTGAAGCAacaatactttctttcgattgCAGGGTCCCCAGTGTTTAGGTTAATACGAGAACTATTCCCAACTCCGTATCATAAGGAACTCAGTTATGATAAAGCAATCACTGCATTAACCAAGTACTATGACCATCAAATTCAAGTATCTGTAGCCAGATATAACTTTTTTCATTTGAAGAAAAAGCCAGAACAGACGTACTATCAGCAGTATACAGAATTAATGGgaatgactaggaagtgtaaacttaagtgtagttgtggcaacttttatagTTGTGCCagcttttacagtgacttcatgatTTGAGATGTTATAAAGTTCAGTGTCCCCAatagtagaatacgggaacagatcctaaagtactctTATCCTTCACTTCCTCAAgtgttgcaaatcttagagcaatatgatttggGTGCCATAGAGGCAGAAAAGTTTGACCAGGTCCCGATTTGTTAGGTTGAGTTGCTCTTGCTCGCGACCACCCCAAGCAGCCACAATGGCGAGCACATCCAAGCTGTGTGAACAGCCTTGTAAACATATAAACAGACCTGTGAACTTAGTGAattcttgccctagatgttttgctcatCACAAAAGACAAGATTGCCCATCATGTAACGCAATGTGTTACACATGCAGAAGAATGGCCATGTCCAAGCGGTTTGTTTGCAATGGCACAAAAATGCAAATTTTACCCACTCCCAGTAAAAAGAGGCTCATGCCCCCATGCAGTGAACGTTGTGGTttccaaacctacaacaggttctgacagaagtaagattaaggttgtgcctcctcTTCCTAGTGCTGTGCAATGACATTCTAACAAAATGTTTGTTTCATTATGAATTGCTGGCCAtcatgtgaactttcagttagacacaggtgcgtCAGTCAGTTCGTGTAATCATGCCATGTACGTACGGTTAGGCTCACCATgcttttctaaatctagcaagcacatCATTGCTTGCAACAGACAGGAAATTTCAGTGCtcggacagtgtagtttgcctgccacataCAAAAGTCACTCAGGACAGTGAATTGTAccgtgttgaaatcaagagacagtgagaacatttttggtttagaagcctttgatttgtttggccttagcatccaagacaatgtactttccatATCAGATTTTGATCCAAAAGCCTATGTAGCTagtttgcttaaagaatttcctgaactattttccaaAGGAATAGGAAAATCTAATAACTTTatagcgcatgttacattgaaagagaatacacagcctaagttttttcaggcCTGCCCCATTCCAATTGTTTTAAGAGACAAAgcagccagtgaattgaaagaattgcaagagcaGGGTGTAATTGCTCACATTCAAGTCCACTAGTTTTGTTGCCAAGCCTTCTGGTCGTatttgcatttgtgttgacttcaagtctacagtcaacccacagacagtagctGACACTTATCAATTACCTCGCCCTGAAGAACTCAtagacaggcttggtgcaggatgTTACGTCTCTGAGACAGATTTCCATGATGCCTATTTGCCAATTTCATTGGATGAAGAATCTCagtaagtgtttgttgtaaatacactctTAGGACTGTTCAATTATTTGCATTTGGCCTTTGGCAGTGCTTCTGTGCCTGCCATTTTTTAACATTACttagaacagctgactgcaaaagtaacattttgttcaaactaccttgacagTATTGTTGTCACAGGtcatacaccagaggaacacattgcaaatttgcgtactctttttcgtGTGTTGCATGAAGAAGGACTCAAGTCttgtctcgaaaagtgtgactttctTCAAACTGAACTagagtacttaggtcatgtgataaacagtcagggaaAGCATCCCctacaatctcatttgcttgcaatccatgacttgcctgttcctcgcaatgtgtttgaactgcagtcagtactaggaaacatgacatactacattcggttcataccaacTGCTGCTTGGATTGCGGCTCCATTGCATTGCTTGCGGCACAAAAATGTACCctttgtgtggactaaagactgtcaagacgcatttcaaaaactcaaaaatgctttgcttagtgataGACCCTGCCAAGCTGGTAGTTTTTTAAGTCGACACTTCTTCCTATGGAATCAGCACTGCTTTCGCAAAGAATTAGTGCACAGGACAGACCTGTGCCTCAAAGTCATTAACTCAAACTGAGTAcaattattctcaaattgaaaatgaagctctcgctattgtgtatggtgtggcaaaattccatcactatttgtaagccagaatgagattttcactctgcagcggagtgtgcgcttgcccgcgaaaggcaaaggtcccgagttcgagtctcggtcgggcacacagttttaatctgccaggaagtttcactatttgtaaggtcgcaagttctatttagtgacagatcataaacctttgcagtccttgtttaatctatcaaagccggttcctacatgcactgctcaaaaattgcaacagtGGGCTTTGTTGCTTgcacagtatcagtatgaaattgtgcacAGACCATGCACTgcgggctttgttgctttcgcagtatcagtatgaaattgtgtacagacctaggGCAAAGTGTGCCAATGCAGGCGCCCTATCTCACCTTCTGATTGGCCCAGAccctgattttgatgcatctgcctcATCTTGTTTCCAAATCAATGtgtaggactctgaattgctggaatattTTTCCTTGAACTACAAAATATTGCACAGGCTATGGAAGCAGGCCTagacctcaagattttgttgcattatattcacacatcttggcctcatttattgaacagtatccagaactcagttgtgcacTGATATTTTGCGTGCCGGCATAGTCTTTCAGTTCAAcaaggtgtgattctagttcaaaatgacaatggAGAATCCCGTGTTCTTTTTCTCAatgtgttgcaaaaggatgtgttgcaattGTTCCATCAAGGACTTAGGGGAATTGTTCACACTAAACAGTTAGCACGCTGGCACAGTACGTGGCAAGGCATGGACATCCACATTGAACAGATGGTGGTACAGTGTCGCGTATGTGTGGAAAACCAATCCGCTCCACCACAGACATTTGCAGCATGGCCTAAGACTGAATCGCTATGGCAatgagtgcacatagactttgcaggaccattttggaacaatcGTTGGTTCATAGtagtagactcttttagcaagttcccatttgcacTGTCTATGAACTCTACCACATCACATAGCACCATTCAAGTGTTGTGCTCAAAATTTTTCATAGTAGGTTCACCAGCGGTACTTGtgtccgacaatggaccacagttcacttcacatgactttgaacagttttgtgaatacAATGGCATTCAACATCTAACAAGTGTTCCATTTCACCCgcagtccaacggagaagcagaatgCTTCGTATGCACTTTCAAGCAtcagatggccaaacttcacacCAACCACACACAGAAACAGTCACTGCAACTCTCTGTCACCTCATATTtctcccacccacgagacggaccatcaccaTCAGAACTTCTGCATGCTGCCGTCATTGGATTCTGCTACCTTTGCTACAGCCATCGCAGCATCTGGCACCACCAGTGGTCCACAAGTATTGCTGTTCACCACATGATCTTGTTCTtctcagggtttatggcaaccatGGGAAAGAGGCATAATCCAGGAACACATTGGCTCCTATATATACTTAATTGCATGTCCCGATAGTTCGCAGCGCCGGCATCAGAACCAGATTTGTGTATGTCATTTGTCCCGtgattctactgcttttcttcccccCATATTAATGACTTCACAGGACCACGCAGCCTTTGCAGCTGCCTACTGGTGCCACCAGGGGATTGCAGGAGGAGTGGATGGAATATGTGCTCTTGCTCCCGCCACCTCTACTCACTGACCCCATGATCTGGACCCGCCACCCACCCCAGCACCACATGccctcaggcctggatgtgtgccctggcagcagttttctggaggatgtttCTGTTGCCTCACAAGCCAGACGGTGGGGTATGGTAGAAATACACCATCCTCCACAGTAATGGCTCCCAGCCCATCACGATGTCCAGCGTCTTGCCTCCTTCCCCATTGTCATTTACAGCCTCACTGCATGACAACTGTGCGGAATTTTGGGGGGCAGGAATGTGCTGGTGTATGTTAGCACCAGCACACCATGCGGCATAGAGGTTACGAGAGTATCGATAGAGACCAACAACAAGACTCGCTGGAAACGCGCTGCTAATGCCCTTTCAGCTGCCAGTATTTAGGATTGCCGCTGTGGACCAGAGGGCCAGTTAGCCAGTCAGTTTAGTTCGAGTCTGTATGCCATGGAGTTCTAGCGTGTCACCAAGATGGACCCGCAGACTTAGCTTCTagctcagagacaggcagcacatagcaaccttATAGTGGACATAGCAGACTTCTACTTCAAGGGTATTGAGGCTACATGGACTTTACaaaagagagcttgtaccacagcacatagaaatgtaagttaattagctctttgtttatgaataaagaacctagTTATTAACTGCATGCAGTTTGTGTAATAGAACAAGGGTACCGaccaccaaccaacatcctctcccTGTTTCCCAAGGTACAGTTCTACTAGGATAACAAGATGACATAAAAGCAGCTTAAGAGAATACAATAGCACCTTCTGCTGGAAGCCTGCTATCATGGCCGCCCTTCCTTCTGAGATTCGCTCAATGCTGTGGGCTCATCTCACCATTGGTGATGAGGTGTCTGAAAACCTGGCCTGTCTTTCTGGACTTAGCTGCCACTGTGTCCTCTCCAACCCATTGCACCCTCATAACCTGGCAGCTGCTGTTGGTTCGAGCACCTATCTCGCATCACCTGTTGGCACCCTGCTGATGTCCTCCTGGCCAGCCTGCATTGCAGTCTCCATCCCAGGCACCTCCTGCTCCCTCATCCTGCCACCTTTCCAGACAGTAGCCATACCCTCTCTAGGCCTTTGGTTGGACATCACTGGTGCTCCTGTTCTATGGTTTTGCTGGAAGTTTCACTGCCAGCCTGCCCTCACAATGCCGCCTTCAGTAGCTCATTCATTTTGTCAATAACATCCTTGCAtgattcctttttctttctttttgtcctcTCAGatcctttttccttttcttcccccagTGGTACCACTGTCCCCTCCACGGGGAAGAGAGACGCTGTATCTTCAGCTGCTGGTACCACCACAGCCAACATATACGCAGTGAGATGATCCCATCTGCTCCTCTGTAGGTAATAagaatctatgtcatctatgaaacAGCTGCCATCTATGCCACAAGATGGCTCCACCATCTCTGTAGGGAAGAAGAATATGGCATCTGGTTGGCACCTTGTGATCCAGATGCATGCCGCACAACAGAGTGCTGCAGGTTGCCACCCTGTCAAGGTGCCTCAGCTCAACTGCAGCTCATCTTACCTGCAACAGCCGCTGCAATATATGAGGGCCCACGTCCTTTGGATACAGACAGCACCAACTTGCTTCTGCAGCCCACATGATGCTAGATATTTTTCCAGGTGGCCTTTAAAGGACACCGCCAAGCACCTCACCACCCAGTGCGAGTTAATGTCAGTGCTTGACATCAGAAAGCTGCTAGTATATTCATCAAAGTATCTCATATCTGTTGGAACCGAAGACTACATCAGTGCTGCATGTACAGATTTTGCCTGCAACAGTGATTCTTGTGGTAACTGACAACGTTCTGAGCTTGTACCTTCAAGAACTGTTATTGTGTTAGTGATAAACTTTCTTTGGGTGAGGACAATCCTTTAGATACCTTCATTTCAAAACCATTTCAGTTGCTATTCAAAGCCAAATGTTATTGTGGTATATATGATTGTTTAAAAAACTGTGAGAAACTAAGCATGTGTGAGTTGAACGTGTTCTCAATTCAAGTTCACTCCAGATGAGCTCGTTTCCAGTCTTTAAGTGCTACTCTTTGTTCTAAGGCCTGTTTTGGACTTCAGAAACAGTAGCCTTAATACAAGTGCTCAGAGTTACTTGTTCGCTGATCTTCTTGTTGAACTCCAGACACAAGGACAGCACCAGCCATTGTCTTATGTAAAGTCATCTACTCCTACCGAAATTTTACCACTGGAGACTGTAGTGCCTgatcgtttattttttttttatttatttatttacacatcaagttccgtaggactaaattgaggagcaaatctccaagatcatggaacgtgtcagtacatgaacttacaacataaaagtaataaacagataaaaataaatattcatgaacctgaaaaaaagtcagtccataagtttaagtaaacactacCAGCAATacaataggaatcagcttaatttttcaaggaacaccttgacagaatagaaggagtgacccatgaggaaactcttgagtttcgatttgaaagcacgtggattattgttaagatgtttgaattcgagtggcagcttattgaaaacggatgcagcagtatacagcacacctttttgcacaagacttaaggaagttcgatccaaatggaggattgatttctgctgagtattaaccaagtgaaagctgattattcttgggaataacataatattggtaacaagaaacgacaataaccgagtgaaagttgcttattcttgggaataaactaatattggtaacaagaaacgacaataaggaatatacatattgagaggccaaagccaaaatacccagactcgtgaacagaggtcgacaagaggttcatgaactcacgccacttattgcccgaaccgcccatttctgagccaaaaatatccttatagaatgggaagagttaccccaaaacataataccatacaacataagtgaattaaaataagcaaagtagactaatttacgtgtcgaagtatcactcacttttgatactgttcgaatagtaaaaatggcagtattaagtctttgaacaagatcctgaacatgggctttccatgacaactTACTAACTATCTGGACACCTAgagatttgaactgttcagttccactaatcatatgcccattctgtgagattaaaatgtcaggttttgttgaattgtgtgttagaaactgtaaaaactgagtattactgtgatttaacattagtttatttcGTAAAAGCCATGAACTGAGATCATGTACAGCACTATTTGCAACCgagtcagtgttgcacacaacatcctttactaccaagctagtgtcattagcaaacagaaatattttagagttacccataatactagagggcatatcatttatataaataaggaacaggagtggccccaacactgatccctggggcaccccccacttgacagtaccccactcagatcccacatcacagccgttatcaacattgtgaataatgatcttgagggaatatggtatagttgtaggtaaacaactagaattctctcatatacagatttattcacacttagcgtctacacagatacaagtccggaggctaactgccgttagcgtccaacatgctctccaaagccctctcctcaaagatagcacacttacgcacagaacaaatatcgatttttatggcgctctacgccacatagcccccccccccctcccctgcgcagtatggagtacgtccctgtgaatggggggggggggggtgagaagttaggaaggtaacgcacagttcttcagTTCTTCTGTGTCAGGCGGAAGCGgttgactggtaggagaccggggggtgaagcccggtacgtcgacggtgaagtcagcaagcgacgccggcggctgaagatgacgtcccgtcctggagtgaaggtgtagcacttcgtcagccggcaggcggagaatcaccttgccagaaggcctaacaaaggcacacaaattgccacacgcagcacttctgctcaatttaaagcggcgcaccacacgagattctgcacttcttcCCTCAATATTGTCACACGCAAGTACCACACACactgtatcgccatctacgacaacagataatttatgtatgtcatcagggtgcacatgtgttgtgaattcttggatggcacctgtacgagcaatggtagggaggcagggaggtgtgggaaagccatggcagggggaagcatctgctaagaggggggtggcaggtgcactagactgtgcaggagacaaccttgggcgatcagctgacaggcgagggagcgtgaccgaaggcaacgaggagccagcgtggattgaacggcgtgacaaagagctgtcacacgaagatggtaacacaatggtagaatccgagtggttggcagttcgactgcgagggctgtgaggagtgaagccccgaaaagattggccactcgaattagatgaacgcggagaaggagcagtgctcggcagagaaacaCGCTGTGgaaaatcaatacccaaatgcatggtgtgggaagatggatggccgctcgaagcaggagtgggagaaataggggcagaatcagggaggctcaatgaaagctggtttcactcggttgaatGAGACCGTGgctacaga containing:
- the LOC126199568 gene encoding uncharacterized protein LOC126199568; protein product: MGDGDGGSSGVTAASLPIGSGTAEEHGGGDGGGQRWGRGSAPPVPASPAQRSLALVLLVPEPLATALTAPVPPAPTSQAPAPALPALVLPAPQVPPAHLAPPALVLLVSEFHALPVSMHLAPPVSAPWVPPARVLQAPPGSSGASCSSTTSTGITYSGTALSSTAHISVAHTIQPPQASTTPVSPGLAPAALALSMLLECVPLAHQPKDCMLLVYSTFSSFGPALVHPSPLFLSSS